In the genome of Sphingomonas alpina, the window GCAGCGACCTCCGAAGCCGAAGCGGCGCGAGTCGATGCCGATCAGGCGCGACTGATGCTCGCCACCAATGTCGCCACCGCCTATGCCGAACTGGCGCAATATCATGCCGAGCGCGATGTCGCGGTCGAGGCGCTGCGCGTGCGCGGCGCGACCGCCAAACTGACCGCCGAGCGCGTTGCGGTCGGCGTCGATGCGCTGGGCAGCCAGCGCCAGGCGGAATCGCGCGTCCCGGCCGCCCGCGCCGACATCGGCGCGCTTGACGAAGCGATCGCGCTGACTCGCAACCGGCTGGCCGCCCTGGTCGGCGCCGGCCCGGATCGCGGATTGACCATCGCCCGGCCGACGCTTGCCGCCACATCCGCCGGGCTGCCCGACAATGCCGGAATCGACCTGATCGGGCGCCGCCCCGACATCGTCGCAGCCAGATTGCGCGCCGAGGCCGCCGCCAAGCGGATCAAGGTCGCACGCGCCGATTTCTATCCCAATATCAACCTGTCGGCAGTGGTCGGACTGCAATCGCTTGGGCTCGGCCAGCTGTTCAAGGGCGGATCCAGCTATGGCAATGCCGGGCCGGCTTTCTCGCTGCCGATCTTCGACGGTGGGCGCATCCGTGGCCGATATGTCCAGGCGCGCGCCAATTACGACACGGCGGTCGCGCAATATGACGGGGTGCTGATCACCGCGCTGCGTGAAGCCGCCGATGCCGTGGCCAGCCAGAACGCGCTCGGCCAACGGCTCTCACAGCAGCGCGAGGCGCTGACCGCCGCCGCCGATGCCAGCCGCATTGCCGCACTGCGCTACAAGGGCGGGCTTTCGACGCTGCTGCCCGTACTGACCGCCGATGATTTCGAACTCACCACCCGGCGCGCCGTCGTCGATCTCGAGGCGCGCCGCGTCGCGCTCGACATCGCACTGATCCGCGCGGTCGGTGGTGGCTACCGCATGACACCCAAGATGATGGGGGAGATAAAGTAATGGCCGACGCCCCGACACCGCAGCCAGTAGCAATCGAAACCGAAGCCGCAGCCGCGCCGCCCACCGCCGGCAAGCGCCGGAGGCTTTTGACCATCCTCGCCATCGTGGTGGTGGTGATCGCAGCCCTGTGGGGCCTGTGGTATTTCATATTCGAGGCCGGACGCGTGCACACCGACAATGCCTATGTCGGCGCGGACTCGGCGCAGGTGACGTCGCTCGTCTCGGGCCCGGTGGCTGAAGTCCGTGTCGGCGGGACTCAGGCGGTGAAGAAGGGCGACATACTGGTCGTCATCGACGATGCCGATGCGAAGATCGATGTCGCCACCGCCGAGGCGGCATTCCGCCTGGCGCAGCAGCGGTTCGGGCAATCGGCAGCACAAGCCGATTCCGCTCGCGCCAAGGTACAGTCGCGCGACGCGGAGATCGCTCAGGCCCGCGCGCGGCTGATCGACGCCGATGCGACACTTGAACGCACCCGGATCGAGCTTGCCCGCCGCCAGCAGCTGATCAGCAGCGGGGCTGCATCGGGCGAGGAACTGAGCAGCGCGCGCGCCGCTTATGACAGCGCGCGTGCAGCCCGGGAACTGGCCAAGGCCGGCATCGCGTCCGCCGTCGCCACGCAGAACTCGGCCGGTGGCGACGCCGCGGCGAGCGAAGCGCTGGTGCGCGGCACGACGATCGACACCAATCCCGACGTCGCGAGCGCGCGTGCGCGGCTCGACAAGGCACGGCTCGACCTCGCGCGCACCGTGATCCGCGCACCCGTCGACGGCATCGTCACCAACCGCCAGGTGCAGGTCGGCCAGCGTATCGCGGCCGGTGTCCCGATCATGACCCTGGTGCCGATCGCCAGCGCCTATGTCGACGCCAATTTCAAGGAGAGCCAGCTGCGCCATGTGAAGATCGGCCAACCGGTCGAACTGACCTCCGACTATTATGGCGGCGACGTGGTGTTCCACGGCAAGGTCACCGGATTTGCCGGCGGCACCGGGGCGGCCTTCTCACTGATCCCGGCGCAGAACGCGACCGGCAATTGGGTCAAGGTGGTGCAGCGCCTGCCGGTGCGCGTGACGATCGACCCGAAGGACCTCAACGCCCACCCACTGCGCGTCGGCCTGACGATGGACGCGGTCATCGATACGCGCGGCAAGTAAGATGGCCGACAGCGAAAACCCGGGAAGCGAGGTCGAACCAGCTCCGCTGAGCGGCGGGAAACTGCTGCTGGCGGGCATCGCGCTCGCGCTCGCCAATTTCGTCGTCGTACTCGACGTGACGATCGCCAATGTCTCGGTCCCGCATATCGCGGGCGGACTGGCGATTTCACCGACGCAAGGGACGTGGGTGATCACCTCCTATTCGGTGGCCGACGCGATCAGCGTGCCGCTGACCGGCTGGCTGGCTTCGCGCTTCGGCACGGTGCGCTGGTTCATCATGTCGCTGCTCGGCTTCGGCTTCTTCTCGATGATGTGCGGCTTGTCGAACAGTCTCAGCATGCTGGTTGTGTTCCGCATCCTGCAGGGTCTGTCGGGCGGCCCGCTGATGCCGCTATCGCAGAGCCTGTTGCTGCGCATCTTCCCCAGGAAGATGGCCGGCGCCGCCATGGGACTATGGGCGATGACCACGGTGTGCGCACCGGTCGCCGGGCCGATCCTGGGCGGGTTGATCAGCGACAATTGGTCCTGGCCGTGGATTTTCTTCATCAACCTGCCGGTCGTCGCCTTGTGCATCTTCGTGGTCACGCGGCTGATCACCCCGTTCGAGACCAAGAAAGCCAAGGTCGGCATCGACATTATCGGGCTGGTCCTGCTGGTGGTGTGGGTCGGTGCGTTCCAGCTGATGCTCGATACCGGGCGCGAACATGACTGGTTCTCCTCACCCTTCGTGGTCGCGATGGCGATCATCGCCGGGATCGGTTTTCCCGCCTTCGTGATCTGGGAACTGGGCGAGAAGAACCCGATCGTCGACATCAAGGTGTTCCGGCATCGCGGCTTTACCGTCGGGACGATCGCGGTGGCACTTGGCTTTGGCGCATTCTTCGCCTCGGTTGTGCTGACACCGTTGTGGCTGCAATCGGTGGTCGGCTACACCGCGACCGAAGCCGGCTATGCGACTGCGTTCGTCGGCGTGTTCGCGGTGCTGATGTCGCCGATCGCCGCACGACTGATTGGCAAGGTCGACCTCCGCATCACCGTCTGTGCCGGGATCACCTGGCTGGCGGTGATGTCGCTGCTGCGCGCAGGATGGAGCACCGATTCCGATTTCTGGACGCTATCGATGCCGCAATTGCTGCAGGGGATCGGCATGCCGTTCTTCTTCATCGGCCTGACCGCGCTGGCGCTGTCGGCGGTCAAGCCGAACGAGACCACGTCGGCCGCGGGTATCATGAGCTTCGTGCGCACGCTGTGCGGTGCGGTCGGCACAGCGATGGCGACCACTGCCTGGGACAGTGCGTCGCGAGTCAGCCGCTCCGACATGGTGCCTTCGCTTAACGGTGTCAGTGAGACCATGGCGACGATGGAGTCACGTGGCATGTCGACCGAACAGGCACGCGGCGCGGTCGACCGGCTGGTCGATGCACAGGCCTCGACGATCGGCGCGACGCATGTCTTCACTCTCGCCTTCGTGATCTTCGTGATCGCCGCAGCGGTTGTTTGGCTCGCCCCCAAGCCCAAGGCCGGCGTCGGAATGGGCGCGGCGCACTAGGTCCCGCAGCCCGCTGTTCCCCGGCGACCAGCCCCCCGCCGGGGAACAGCCCCAGTCTCACGGCGATGATCGACCCGGGCTCGATCGCCTTTGCGAATGTCGGGAACGATTCAAACCCATGACGGTTCATGCCAGCCCGGTGCCGGGACAGGCCCATCCGCGGGCCGCCGCCGCTCTTTGACATGACTGGGAATATAGGGTGATCGCCAGATGCTGTTCCGGCCCGAACAGCACCCGGTTGCATGCTGTTATGGTGCTGTTTTCATGCTGTTATTCAATAACAGCATTTTCGCCCACAAATCATTGAAAACACTTCGGTAAATTCAACCCAAAATCCAACTTAACAGCAACGAAAAAATTGCCGCTGATAAACAGCATAAAACAGCATGCGGCGTGGTCCGCCGGCCGGCTGTTCCCGGCCCCGTTATCCCTCCGACGGCTCCCCCAAACCAACGGAAACTGCGCTTCACGCCGCCGCGATCACGTCGACCGGTTTCATGCGCGGCACGAGAATGTGGATCAGCGCCAGCGCGATCAGATAGACGCTGCCGGCAACCGCGAAGATCAGCGTATAGCTGCCGGTGGTTTGCAGCACATAACCGACGAACTTCGCCATCAGCATGCCACCGATCGCGCCTGCCGTACCGCCGATACCGACCACCGACCCGACCGCCGCGCGCGGGAACATATCCGACGGCAGGGTGTAGAGATTGGCCGACCAGGCCTGGTGCGCGGCGGTGGCCAGACCGAGGATCGCGACCGCGGCCCAGAGATGGTCGACATATTGCGCGAAGAAGATCGGCGTCACCAGGAAAGCGCAGGCGAGCATGGTCAGCTTGCGCGCGCGATTGGCCGGCAAGCCGCGCTTCATCATCTTCGACGATGCCCAACCGCCGGCGACGCTGCCGAAATCGGAGATGAGGTAGATCACGACCAAAGGCGGGCCGAAGGTCAGCAAGTCGAGGCCATAGGCCTTGCCGAGGAAATCGGGCGTCCAGAACAGAAACAGCCACCAGATCGGATCGGTCATGAATTTGCCCAGCGCGAACGCCCAGGTCTGGCGATAGCGCAGCAGCTTGAACCAGCTGATGCGCCCGACCGGATCGACCGGGTCGCTCTCGATATAGGCGAGTTCGGCGGCGCCGACCTTGGTGCTCTCGCGCGGGCGACGATAGAGCGCGATCCACGCGATGAGCCAGACCAGGCTGGCGGCACCGGTGATGATGAACGCCATACGCCAGCCATAAGCGATGGTGATGACCGGCACGAGCAACGGGGTCAGCACCGCGCCGATATTGGCGCCGGCGTTGAACACGCCGGTGGCAAAGGCGCGTTCCTTGGCCGGGAACCATTCGGACACCGCCTTGATCCCGGACGGGAAGTTACCGGATTCACCGATACCGAGGATGAAGCGCGCAATCGAAAATTGCGCCGCGGTGGAGACGAATCCGCACAAGGTATGGCCCGCCGTCCAGATCACGAACGCGATCGAATAACCGACCCGCGCACCCAGCCGGTCGACGATCCAACCAAAGCTGAGATAGCCGATCGCGTACGCCGTCTGGAACCAGAAGATCACATCGGCGAAGGTCGTTTCCGACCAGCCGAGGTCGCCAGAGATGGTCGATTTGAGCACCCCGATCATCTGCCGGTCGACATAGTTGATCGCGGTCGCAGCGAACAACAGGGCGCAGATCAGCCAGCGATAGCGGCCCATCCGTTCGGCAGCACTGGCCACCACGGTATCGCGTGTCGGCATTAGCTCGCTCCCGGAGTGTTCGCGCGGTTCTGTGCGGCGATGATGCAGTCGATCGACAATGTCGTGCCGAAGCGGGCTTCGACCCGGTCACCTGCTTCGACCGGGTGTACGCCGGTGACGGCGCCGGTCGAAATCCATTGCCCCGGCTCGAGCGGCAGGCCGCGCCGTGCCGCCAGTGCGGCGATGAAACGCACCGCACCCCATGGCCCGTCTAGCATGGCCGCAGTGGTCGCGCGGCCAACTTCGACGCCGTTGATCGACAGCGCGACCGGGATCGAGTCGAGATCGGCGTCCCGCCAGCCGGGCAGTTCCTCACCGACCAGCAAGCCATTATTATTGCCGAAATCGGACACTGTCACTGCCGGCCCGAGATCGTTGATGGTCGGGAGCGGTGAGCTGGCGATCTCGATGCCGATCGCGACGCGATCGATCAGCGCGCGCGCCTCCTCCAGCGTCCAGTCGGTCTTGGCCGGGTCCGGCCGGGTCCCGATCCGCAGGATGAATTCCGCTTCCGCGGCGGCAAAGCCCCCCCGATCACGGACATGGCTACCGCGTTGCCATTGTCCGTAGCGATGCTGTCGGTGAAGATCGGCCCGGCAAGCCGCTCGGCCCCGAGCCGGTCGGACGCCGGCGGATGAATCCGCCCGACCTTCCACCCGCCGACGGTGCCGCCGCGCAGGCCGATCGCCAGCCGCTGGATCTCATAGGCATCCTCGAGCGATTGCGGCAGCGCTCCGGGATAGTCGTCGAGCGGTTGCGCGTCGCGGCGCGCGGCGACGAAACGGGCAGCGGTCGATTGCGGCCCGTCGTGAAGCGTCGCCGTGTCGCCTGGTAAAGTGTCGCGAGTCATGCCGCCCTTCCATGATATAGGCTGTCGCCGGGGTCGAATTGCCGCCCGGGAAATGTGAAATCATAGGTCGACCTGGCGACCGACGGCGCGGCCTGGGCCAATGTGCGGACGGAAAGCGCAGTCATGCAATCGGCCAAAGCAAAGGCTGACGGATCGGAAAGTTGCGCACGACCTCGGCCACGACCGGATCCGCATCGAGCGAGAGCCACAGCGTCAGCCAGTCGGCACGGCCCAGCGCCTCGCCACCGAACAACAGGCTCGGCTGGCGCACCGGCAGATCGTCGAAATATTCGACATCCTTCGCATAGGGCCAGGCCCCCTTTTCGTGGATGAACGGTGCCATGAAGGCGATCGCCTTGCCGATCCCGCGTCCATCGGCCGTGGTGAAGCGCCACAGGTCATTGTCACGCGAGAGCAAACGGCAGGCACCGGCCAGCACATCGAGATTGAACAGCGAGTAGCTGTACGGCTTGGTCCGGGCGAGCTCGAGCGGCTGGCTTCCATCGGGCGCGATCTGGTGCGGGATAATCGTCTCGGTCAGTCGCGTACGAGCGGCATCGAGCACCGTCGCGTCGCCGACCAGCGAGGCAAAGGCAGCGGCTTGCAGCAGCCAGCAACTACCGTGATTGTTGGCCTGATCGCGCTCCTCGCGCCCCGCTGGCGATGTAGTCAGCCAGGTCAGATAGTCCCGAAACCAGCCCTCGACGCCCCTACGAACCGCTGCATAGCCCGGGGCGTGGGCTCGACCGAGCAATTCGACGGCGCGGGCGACCTCGACGATCTGGAGCGTATCGATAATGCCGATAGCGCGGCCGGTATTGACGCCGATGATCGCCTGGGCATGCGCCAGATCGGGTGCCATGCGTGTCGCCGGATCGACGAACCAGGCCTTGAGATGCGCTACCGCGTGATGCGCGTAGCGGGCATCTTTCGACAGCAACCAGGCTGCGGTCAGCGCGGGCATCTCGACTCCGAAGCGGATCAGTGCGTCACGATGCCCGTCGAACTTCGCCGGATTGGAAAAGCCGTCGCGGCGGATGTACGGACCAGATGGGCTGGCGGGATCAGGCCACCAATAATCCCCTTCCGAATAATAATCGTGACGGGTCCCCGGGCTGCGCGGTGCCGGAATGGCGGCGATCGTGCGCGGCGCGTGCGCTAGGAAGGCCGATCCAGCGCGCAGCACGCGAGCACGTTCGATAGCCGCCAGGTCGAACGGCGCGGGCGCGGCAATCGCCCTGCCCGCCAATATAAGACAGGCAGTACCGACGAGTAATTCGCGCCGCGCCATCATGCCGCAGCTCCCCGATGGCGCACGAGCGGCCGGGCGGGAAAGGCGATGCTTTCTCATCAGCGCGCATCGATGTGGTAGAACAGGGCGAGCATGCCCTCCCTTGACTGCGGATAGCGTCCTGCCCCCCAGGCCCAGTCGGCGCGGGTCAACAGCGCGTCGAGTTCATTCGCCGGCCACTTCATTTCCGTATAGCGCCAGCTCGCCGGTTGGCCGCGATAGGCACTGAGGAAATCGGTCGCCTTGCGCAGCCCCCGCCCCTTGTCGTCGGCATAGCTCCACAGATCGAGATCGAGACAACCGGCGATTTCCGCCACGTCATAGGCCGGTTCGAGCGCGTAGATCGAATAATGGAAGCTGCGCGTGCGGGTCAATTCGGCCGGGAGCGCCCCCGAGGGATCGAACTGCACCGCGATGCGGCGTTGGGGGAATTCCACCACGGTCTTGCGCGCGATGTCCGGGCGGCGTGCGAACAGTGCATAGTGGGTGAGTTGCGCGTCGAACCACATGCCGTGATTGTTCTTCGCCGCCTGTTCCTCACGCCCAATCGGGCTGGTCAGCATCCAGTCGACATAGCGGCCAAACCAGGTCTCCAGCGCCTTGGCCTCCGCCGCGTTCAGCGCGCCCGACGGGCCGATCAGCCCGATCGCGTCGATCACTGGCTGGAACGCGTTGGTATCGAGCACGCCCTCGGCCCGGCCATTCTCGCGGCCCGGCACGGCCTGGGCGAATTTGGCATTGGGATTCATCGCCGTGGCGGGATCGAGGAACCAGGTGCGGATCACCTGCGCGGCCTTCTCGGCATATCTGGGGTCGCCGCTGTAATAATAAGCGAGCGACAGCATCTCGGCGTCGCTGCTCATCCGGCCGATCGCGGTGCGGTCATAGGATCTTGTTTCGCGCTTCGGATTCACCTCGCCGTCACGGCGTACATAGGGACCCGAGGGATTGGCCGGATCGGGCCACCAATAGGGCGCGATGCTGAGATAATCATGCCGGTCGCCGGACAAGGGTATGGTGGTCTTGTCCATCACCGATCCGGGCTTGCGCTTGAGCGCGGCATTGGCGCGTTCGATCAGCGCGGCATAGGCCTTCGCCACCACGGGATCGCTGTCGCGCGCCGCCGTGATTGCCTCAAGCTGATCGGGCTTGAGATAGAAAGTGCGCCGCCCACCAAACGCCGCAGCATATCCCTCTTCCCCACGACACGCCGACGGTTGGACAGGTGCGCGCAAGGAAAAATCCGCCGCTGCCGAAGGAACTCCGGCAGCGGCGAAAACGGCAAGAGCGGGGAGAAGGGTCGCTTTGCCGATCCGGATCACAAGCGCACCCGGAACCCGAGAAAATATTGCGGCCCGCTGTTGCTGACCTCGGCGATGCTGTCATAGCCGCCTTTGTAGAACACATCCTTGGTGCCGGTGATGTTGAGCGCCTGCGCTTTCAACTGGACGTTCTTGGTCAGATTATATTGCGCCGAGAGATTGATGTAGTCCGCCCCGCGCACCTCGCGATTGGTGCCGCCATTGGGTTTGTAATAGGACGAACGGTAGCGGTACGACGCGCGTAGCGACGCTCCCCATTTCTCGAAATAGACCGAACCGCTGGCGGTGAATTTCGACAGGCCGATCAGGTTCGACGGCTCGAGCTGATTGGCGAGCGTCGAGGTGTCGGGGAACTCAAAATCGGCAAAGGCACGGTTGGCCGAAGCCGTGACGCCGAAGCCGTCGAGCGGTGACGGCAACCAGGTGAAGGCATGGTTTGCGGTTACCTCGACGCCATAGAGGTGGCGAGTTTCGGAGTCGTTGGCGGGAGCGACCGGGTTGATGATCAGGTTCCGGGTCTCACGCGGGCCGAGGCCAGCCGGGGTTTGTGTTTGCGTTGTCACTGTGATCGGCGTCGGGATGGGCGTCGATGCGCCGATCACCGCACCAGTCACCCATTTATAATAGCCGGCGACCGCCAGCAACGTATCCTTCGACGCATAGAGCTCAAGCGAGGCATCCGCATTCCATGCCCGAAGCGGCTTCAAGTTCGGGTTGCCGGTGGTGGCGTTGAGGACGATATTATCGGCACCGGGAACTGAGCTTGTTTGCGGCGTGATGCTGATACCCGCACCGAAGCTTTCGATTCCCGAACGGGCGAGCGCACGATAGCCGGCAAGCCTCAGCTTCAACTTATCGGTCAGGTCGAAAGCGATGTTGGCGCTGGGCAGCAGATATTGATAGCGCCCCTTCGCCGTGTTGGAGGACACTGCGCCGAGCGGATCGGGCGCCA includes:
- a CDS encoding efflux transporter outer membrane subunit; its protein translation is MRRFSIPFSACPVALAAALLAAPLGGCVTVPDLGTKPEPRSAATLDSAQTLRTTAAATQAWPEPAWWTAFGDPQLNGLIDEALKASPDVAAAVARINAADALARQTGAALLPGLSVDGTAGGNKQSKNLGIPPQFVPDGIQDTGRLTATASFDLDLWGKNRAALAAATSEAEAARVDADQARLMLATNVATAYAELAQYHAERDVAVEALRVRGATAKLTAERVAVGVDALGSQRQAESRVPAARADIGALDEAIALTRNRLAALVGAGPDRGLTIARPTLAATSAGLPDNAGIDLIGRRPDIVAARLRAEAAAKRIKVARADFYPNINLSAVVGLQSLGLGQLFKGGSSYGNAGPAFSLPIFDGGRIRGRYVQARANYDTAVAQYDGVLITALREAADAVASQNALGQRLSQQREALTAAADASRIAALRYKGGLSTLLPVLTADDFELTTRRAVVDLEARRVALDIALIRAVGGGYRMTPKMMGEIK
- a CDS encoding HlyD family efflux transporter periplasmic adaptor subunit, yielding MADAPTPQPVAIETEAAAAPPTAGKRRRLLTILAIVVVVIAALWGLWYFIFEAGRVHTDNAYVGADSAQVTSLVSGPVAEVRVGGTQAVKKGDILVVIDDADAKIDVATAEAAFRLAQQRFGQSAAQADSARAKVQSRDAEIAQARARLIDADATLERTRIELARRQQLISSGAASGEELSSARAAYDSARAARELAKAGIASAVATQNSAGGDAAASEALVRGTTIDTNPDVASARARLDKARLDLARTVIRAPVDGIVTNRQVQVGQRIAAGVPIMTLVPIASAYVDANFKESQLRHVKIGQPVELTSDYYGGDVVFHGKVTGFAGGTGAAFSLIPAQNATGNWVKVVQRLPVRVTIDPKDLNAHPLRVGLTMDAVIDTRGK
- a CDS encoding DHA2 family efflux MFS transporter permease subunit gives rise to the protein MADSENPGSEVEPAPLSGGKLLLAGIALALANFVVVLDVTIANVSVPHIAGGLAISPTQGTWVITSYSVADAISVPLTGWLASRFGTVRWFIMSLLGFGFFSMMCGLSNSLSMLVVFRILQGLSGGPLMPLSQSLLLRIFPRKMAGAAMGLWAMTTVCAPVAGPILGGLISDNWSWPWIFFINLPVVALCIFVVTRLITPFETKKAKVGIDIIGLVLLVVWVGAFQLMLDTGREHDWFSSPFVVAMAIIAGIGFPAFVIWELGEKNPIVDIKVFRHRGFTVGTIAVALGFGAFFASVVLTPLWLQSVVGYTATEAGYATAFVGVFAVLMSPIAARLIGKVDLRITVCAGITWLAVMSLLRAGWSTDSDFWTLSMPQLLQGIGMPFFFIGLTALALSAVKPNETTSAAGIMSFVRTLCGAVGTAMATTAWDSASRVSRSDMVPSLNGVSETMATMESRGMSTEQARGAVDRLVDAQASTIGATHVFTLAFVIFVIAAAVVWLAPKPKAGVGMGAAH
- a CDS encoding MFS transporter; the protein is MPTRDTVVASAAERMGRYRWLICALLFAATAINYVDRQMIGVLKSTISGDLGWSETTFADVIFWFQTAYAIGYLSFGWIVDRLGARVGYSIAFVIWTAGHTLCGFVSTAAQFSIARFILGIGESGNFPSGIKAVSEWFPAKERAFATGVFNAGANIGAVLTPLLVPVITIAYGWRMAFIITGAASLVWLIAWIALYRRPRESTKVGAAELAYIESDPVDPVGRISWFKLLRYRQTWAFALGKFMTDPIWWLFLFWTPDFLGKAYGLDLLTFGPPLVVIYLISDFGSVAGGWASSKMMKRGLPANRARKLTMLACAFLVTPIFFAQYVDHLWAAVAILGLATAAHQAWSANLYTLPSDMFPRAAVGSVVGIGGTAGAIGGMLMAKFVGYVLQTTGSYTLIFAVAGSVYLIALALIHILVPRMKPVDVIAAA
- a CDS encoding 2-keto-4-pentenoate hydratase; this translates as MLRIGTRPDPAKTDWTLEEARALIDRVAIGIEIASSPLPTINDLGPAVTVSDFGNNNGLLVGEELPGWRDADLDSIPVALSINGVEVGRATTAAMLDGPWGAVRFIAALAARRGLPLEPGQWISTGAVTGVHPVEAGDRVEARFGTTLSIDCIIAAQNRANTPGAS
- a CDS encoding alginate lyase family protein gives rise to the protein MRKHRLSRPAARAPSGSCGMMARRELLVGTACLILAGRAIAAPAPFDLAAIERARVLRAGSAFLAHAPRTIAAIPAPRSPGTRHDYYSEGDYWWPDPASPSGPYIRRDGFSNPAKFDGHRDALIRFGVEMPALTAAWLLSKDARYAHHAVAHLKAWFVDPATRMAPDLAHAQAIIGVNTGRAIGIIDTLQIVEVARAVELLGRAHAPGYAAVRRGVEGWFRDYLTWLTTSPAGREERDQANNHGSCWLLQAAAFASLVGDATVLDAARTRLTETIIPHQIAPDGSQPLELARTKPYSYSLFNLDVLAGACRLLSRDNDLWRFTTADGRGIGKAIAFMAPFIHEKGAWPYAKDVEYFDDLPVRQPSLLFGGEALGRADWLTLWLSLDADPVVAEVVRNFPIRQPLLWPIA
- a CDS encoding alginate lyase family protein, which codes for MRAPVQPSACRGEEGYAAAFGGRRTFYLKPDQLEAITAARDSDPVVAKAYAALIERANAALKRKPGSVMDKTTIPLSGDRHDYLSIAPYWWPDPANPSGPYVRRDGEVNPKRETRSYDRTAIGRMSSDAEMLSLAYYYSGDPRYAEKAAQVIRTWFLDPATAMNPNAKFAQAVPGRENGRAEGVLDTNAFQPVIDAIGLIGPSGALNAAEAKALETWFGRYVDWMLTSPIGREEQAAKNNHGMWFDAQLTHYALFARRPDIARKTVVEFPQRRIAVQFDPSGALPAELTRTRSFHYSIYALEPAYDVAEIAGCLDLDLWSYADDKGRGLRKATDFLSAYRGQPASWRYTEMKWPANELDALLTRADWAWGAGRYPQSREGMLALFYHIDAR